The stretch of DNA TCGCGACCGCGCCCTTCTCCGAACGGGTGGCGACCAGCACGGGCACCTTGCCCGCGACGCTCGCCAGACCCGCTTCGAAGTCGTCCTCGCCCGTCAGCGTCGCCAGCTCGGTTTCGTTGACGAACAGGATGTCGATCACGCCATCCTCGATCATCGCGCGGAAATCGTCGCCGTGGCGGGCGATGACGAAGCTTTCCGACGCGGTGAAGGCGACCTTGCGACCCGCCTCGCGCGCGACCTCGATCGCGCGGCGCATGGCGCGGCGGGGCTCTTCCGGGTCCCACAGATAGCCTTCGAGATAGAGGATCGCAGCCGAAGCGATCAGATCCTCGTCGAGCGCGGCGGCAGGCAGGAACTGCCCTGCGCCGAGGAAGGTGTTCATCGTGCGCTCGCCATCGGGCGTCACGAAGATCAGCACGCGGCCCGTCGCCGGTTCGGAGTCCTTGTCGCTGGTGGGGCGCGCCGGGGTGTCGAAGTCGATGCCTGTGGCGCGCATGTCGTGGCGGAACACCTTGCCCAGCTGGTCGTCGGCGACCTGTCCGATGAAGGCGCATTCGAGGCCCAGCGTGGCGAGCCCCGCCAGCGTGTTGGCCGCCGATCCGCCCGAAATCTCGCGCGCGGGCGGCATCGCTTCATAGAGCGCGTCGGCGCGCGCTTCGTCGATCAGGGTCATGCCGCCGCGATTGAGTTCAAGCTCCTCGATCAGCTCCTCCTCGCAGGAAGCGATCACGTCGACCACGGCATTGCCGATGGCGATGACGTCGTAGCGGGGCGGGGTGGTTTCGGGCACGGCAGGTTCCTCGGATGGCAAAACTGCGCGCCGCCTAGCCGCCTTCGCCCGCTACGCCAAGCCATCTGTGTGCGGTGCAGCAACCGCGCGTTGACTTCACCGGCACAGCGACGCATCGCAGCGGGCCATGTCCCACGTTCCCGCCGCCGTGACGAAGGCCTTCGGCCAGCTGGGCGACCGCGCCGTGCGCCGGGTCGCGGCCAAGAGCATCGCGGTGACGATGGCGGTGTTCGCGGGGGCGGGTG from Porphyrobacter sp. YT40 encodes:
- a CDS encoding adenosine kinase produces the protein MPETTPPRYDVIAIGNAVVDVIASCEEELIEELELNRGGMTLIDEARADALYEAMPPAREISGGSAANTLAGLATLGLECAFIGQVADDQLGKVFRHDMRATGIDFDTPARPTSDKDSEPATGRVLIFVTPDGERTMNTFLGAGQFLPAAALDEDLIASAAILYLEGYLWDPEEPRRAMRRAIEVAREAGRKVAFTASESFVIARHGDDFRAMIEDGVIDILFVNETELATLTGEDDFEAGLASVAGKVPVLVATRSEKGAVAIAHGERAEVAAVPVLKVVDTTGAGDQFAAGFLSGYVKGEPLTRCLKRGAICASEVISHYGPRPEADMLKLMEERL